One stretch of candidate division KSB1 bacterium DNA includes these proteins:
- a CDS encoding response regulator — MATQTPQFRVLIVDDDYEFRVSLGKALAKQGYQVELAADGVEALRAVERGNFDLVITDHRLPGVLGIDLLPEIRRRSPHSAVILVTAYGDDSVRQRAREAGAFAFLDKPIKREEILTLVVQTLARRDRTLHPGP; from the coding sequence ATGGCCACGCAGACGCCGCAATTCCGCGTGCTCATCGTGGATGACGACTATGAATTCCGCGTGTCGTTAGGGAAGGCGCTCGCCAAGCAGGGGTACCAGGTGGAGCTGGCCGCCGATGGCGTCGAGGCCTTGCGCGCCGTGGAGAGAGGCAACTTTGACCTGGTCATTACCGACCATCGCCTTCCAGGTGTGCTGGGGATCGACTTGCTGCCGGAGATCAGACGGCGCAGTCCCCATTCGGCGGTGATCCTGGTGACCGCCTACGGCGACGATTCTGTGCGGCAGCGCGCCCGCGAGGCAGGAGCCTTCGCCTTCTTGGATAAGCCTATCAAGCGCGAGGAGATTCTTACCTTGGTGGTGCAGACCCTGGCGCGCAGGGACCGGACCTTGCACCCTGGCCCATGA
- a CDS encoding sigma-54 dependent transcriptional regulator — protein MNSAEKTILVVDDESDLRDSLGKVLRKEGYVVLLAEGGERALELLASKHVDLVLTDLRMPQMSGMDLLRRIKQQWPDIEVLVLTAYGTIEGAVEAMRAGAYDFVTKPLKRAELVQAIRRAAERQSLAMENRYLRQELEGRRGYQLVVGRSGAMRRVMEWVERLSAISSTVLITGESGTGKELVARAIHARSPRAEKRFVAINCGAIPESLMESELFGHTRGAFTGAIRDKDGLFKVAAGGTLFLDEIGSVPLALQIKLLRAIEEKEILPVGSTTPIPVDVRIIAASNRDLAKEVERGTFREDLYYRLNVVGIEIPPLRERKEDIPELVQYFIALHAAELNSKVEGIDDEAMAALMAYDWKGNVRELDNVIERAMILCDRPLIGVAHLPVNLQPNLFERPGRSRRLKDAVKDFERQHIMAVLRHTGHDKERAAEILGVSQSSLYRKMAELGIPTTSAHS, from the coding sequence GTGAATTCTGCGGAAAAGACAATACTGGTCGTTGATGACGAGAGCGATCTGCGCGACTCCTTGGGAAAGGTGCTGCGCAAGGAGGGCTATGTCGTGCTCCTGGCCGAAGGCGGCGAGCGCGCCTTGGAACTTTTGGCCAGCAAGCACGTAGACTTGGTGCTCACCGACTTGCGCATGCCGCAGATGAGCGGCATGGACCTGCTGCGCCGCATTAAACAGCAGTGGCCAGACATCGAGGTTCTGGTGCTGACCGCCTACGGCACGATCGAGGGGGCCGTGGAGGCGATGCGCGCCGGTGCCTATGACTTTGTCACCAAGCCGCTGAAGCGCGCCGAGTTGGTCCAGGCCATCCGACGGGCCGCCGAGCGCCAGAGTCTGGCCATGGAGAACCGCTACCTTCGCCAGGAACTGGAGGGTCGCCGTGGCTACCAGCTGGTGGTCGGCCGCAGCGGGGCGATGCGGCGGGTCATGGAATGGGTGGAGCGCCTGAGCGCCATCTCTTCCACCGTGCTTATTACCGGCGAGAGTGGCACAGGCAAGGAGCTGGTGGCCCGCGCCATTCACGCGCGCAGTCCCCGGGCCGAAAAGCGCTTCGTGGCCATCAACTGTGGTGCCATCCCGGAAAGCCTCATGGAAAGCGAGCTCTTTGGCCACACTCGGGGCGCATTCACCGGGGCCATTCGCGACAAAGACGGCCTGTTCAAGGTTGCCGCCGGTGGCACCCTGTTCCTGGACGAGATCGGAAGCGTCCCCTTGGCGTTGCAGATCAAGCTCCTGCGGGCCATAGAAGAAAAGGAGATCCTCCCCGTCGGGAGCACGACGCCAATCCCTGTGGACGTGCGCATTATCGCTGCCTCCAACCGCGACTTGGCCAAGGAGGTGGAAAGGGGCACTTTCCGCGAAGACCTCTACTATCGCCTGAATGTGGTGGGCATCGAGATCCCACCGTTACGCGAGCGCAAGGAGGACATCCCGGAGCTGGTGCAGTATTTTATCGCCCTGCACGCGGCCGAGCTCAACTCCAAGGTGGAGGGGATCGACGACGAAGCCATGGCCGCCCTGATGGCTTATGACTGGAAAGGAAACGTGCGGGAGCTGGACAATGTCATCGAGCGGGCGATGATTCTGTGCGACCGGCCTCTCATCGGCGTGGCGCACCTTCCGGTGAACCTCCAGCCCAATCTTTTCGAGCGACCTGGACGATCGCGGCGCCTCAAAGACGCGGTCAAGGACTTTGAGCGGCAGCACATCATGGCCGTGCTCCGGCACACCGGCCACGACAAAGAGCGTGCTGCGGAGATTCTTGGGGTGAGCCAGTCTTCTCTCTATCGCAAGATGGCGGAGTTGGGGATTCCGACCACGTCGGCCCATTCTTAG
- a CDS encoding PAS domain S-box protein produces the protein MSSRLVAFLRSNWNRIIRLWAMEIQRSIPSYRSRPLSELYQTTAKHLEATIQFIETGCDDKLRGFLNEIAPMRIQQGFRLSDIQRAFLVGKRVICDLIEEAYAEDQGSLPTALRAVEEPFNQTVLEYSDIYQELQLREVEKRSREALKAEEERRLLEQVQAEREKLDRLVAAIGADIAIIGRDMRVVWHNRYLWRGESQEEIKLGTKCNVLCWHTQRRHQDCATQRAFRSGQVEQSNVEVRNGNGQTRHFQIVATPLHGADGSIPQVLELVREVTDIRELERRVGRQQEFLEAVSNDSADAIIGLDPYSRIIFWNKGAEAIFEYPAVEIINKRITVLTPAGSERRKRLRHLLAQVRRDRYIRNIETMLTTKSGRDVPVDVTLSTIRDREGTIIGFSSVIRDISERKRLEEKVLQSERLATVGRMAAKVAHDIRNPLSSISLNVELLGDEVANLSQASNEEIRDLLSAIASEVDRLAQMSQEYLEFARIPKLKLQLTDANQLFGELLKRSLAELAAKKIAVATRFGDDLPPVRVDRAQMYRALQNLLRNAVEAMPNGGTLTLATERNGDCVLMKVADTGMGIEESELPKIFEPFHSTKEFGTGLGLTITRHLVEEHGGAVTCRSRVGEGSEFVIALPVQGVKREELL, from the coding sequence ATGAGCTCTCGTCTGGTTGCTTTCCTCAGAAGCAATTGGAACCGCATCATCCGCCTGTGGGCGATGGAGATCCAGCGCTCCATCCCCAGCTATCGCTCGCGGCCGCTCTCGGAATTGTACCAGACCACTGCCAAGCACCTCGAAGCCACGATCCAGTTCATCGAAACCGGGTGCGACGACAAACTGCGGGGGTTCTTGAATGAGATTGCCCCTATGCGCATCCAGCAGGGGTTCCGCCTCTCCGACATTCAGCGGGCGTTCTTGGTGGGCAAGCGGGTCATCTGTGACTTGATTGAAGAGGCCTATGCGGAAGACCAGGGCAGCTTGCCTACTGCGTTGCGTGCGGTAGAGGAGCCGTTCAACCAGACGGTGCTGGAATACTCGGACATCTACCAGGAGTTGCAGCTCAGGGAGGTGGAAAAGCGCAGCCGGGAGGCCCTGAAGGCCGAGGAAGAGCGGCGGCTCTTGGAACAAGTGCAGGCGGAGAGGGAGAAGCTCGACCGCCTGGTGGCGGCAATCGGTGCCGACATCGCCATCATCGGCCGCGACATGCGCGTGGTATGGCACAACCGCTACCTGTGGCGCGGCGAGAGCCAAGAGGAGATCAAACTCGGCACCAAGTGCAATGTGCTGTGCTGGCACACGCAGCGGCGACATCAGGACTGTGCCACGCAGCGGGCTTTCCGCAGTGGCCAGGTGGAGCAGAGCAATGTGGAGGTGCGCAACGGTAACGGTCAGACCCGCCACTTCCAGATCGTCGCCACACCGCTGCACGGCGCCGACGGCTCTATCCCCCAAGTCCTGGAACTGGTGCGCGAGGTGACCGACATCCGCGAGCTGGAACGCCGCGTGGGCAGGCAACAGGAGTTCTTGGAGGCGGTGAGCAATGACTCGGCCGACGCCATTATCGGCCTGGATCCCTACAGTCGCATCATCTTCTGGAACAAAGGCGCGGAAGCAATCTTCGAATACCCGGCTGTGGAGATCATCAACAAGCGGATCACGGTGCTGACCCCCGCAGGTTCTGAGCGCCGAAAGCGACTTCGCCACCTCCTTGCGCAGGTGCGCCGCGACCGCTACATTCGCAACATAGAGACCATGCTCACCACCAAGAGCGGCCGCGACGTGCCGGTGGATGTCACGCTCAGCACCATCCGCGACAGGGAAGGGACGATAATCGGCTTTTCTTCGGTCATCCGTGACATTAGCGAGCGCAAGCGCCTCGAGGAGAAGGTGCTGCAATCGGAACGTTTGGCAACGGTGGGGCGCATGGCTGCCAAGGTCGCCCACGACATTCGCAATCCCCTTTCCTCCATCAGCCTCAACGTCGAACTTCTGGGCGACGAAGTTGCCAACCTCAGCCAAGCCTCCAACGAGGAGATTCGCGACCTGCTCAGTGCCATTGCCTCGGAAGTGGACCGCCTGGCGCAGATGAGCCAGGAGTACTTGGAATTCGCGCGCATTCCCAAGTTGAAACTTCAACTCACCGACGCAAACCAGCTGTTCGGCGAGCTGCTCAAGCGTTCGTTGGCAGAACTGGCGGCCAAGAAGATTGCGGTCGCCACCCGCTTCGGCGACGACCTTCCCCCCGTGCGGGTAGACCGGGCGCAGATGTACCGCGCGCTGCAGAACCTGCTGCGCAATGCGGTCGAGGCAATGCCCAACGGCGGCACCCTGACGTTGGCCACCGAGCGAAATGGCGACTGCGTGCTGATGAAGGTGGCCGATACAGGCATGGGGATCGAGGAGAGCGAGTTGCCCAAAATCTTCGAGCCCTTTCACAGTACCAAGGAGTTTGGCACCGGCTTGGGGTTGACCATCACCCGCCACCTGGTGGAAGAGCACGGGGGCGCGGTCACGTGCCGCAGCAGGGTGGGCGAGGGGAGCGAGTTCGTCATCGCGCTCCCGGTGCAGGGGGTGAAAAGGGAAGAGTTGCTGTGA
- a CDS encoding carbon starvation protein A codes for MSALWLVLIGVVLLVLAYLGYGGFVAKRLGIDAGRATPAQTMNDGIDYVPTPAPVVLGHHFASIAGAGPIVGPVMASIFGWLPVYLWIVVGGIFVGAVHDFSAVVASLRHRGKSIGEVIEEHIGRNGKLLFLLFSWSTLLLVIAVFTQLVAKTFEQVPSVATASLLFMLLAIGFGLAIYRARVPLLAGTVVGVVLLFLCVYLGQKWPLALPAGVWRYMLLAYCFAAAVLPVWFLLQPRDYLNTYLLYALLVGGAAGIFFARPHVNMSALTHFHTELGYLFPVLFVTVACGAISGFHSLVASGTTAKQVARETDAKLIGYGAMLIESFLAIVALLTAATMASGRLQQLYGAKSFVQIFAEGVGNFMARIPLLGLKADAATTFAALGVSAFVLTSLDTSTRLARFVFQELFESRKQGRALPWVTNRYIGTAVTVVAAWVFLTSGGSDAIWPVFGSANQLLAALALLAVSVWLAKAGRRNAFVRYPMFFMFLVTLTALASLVYKNVLRGNYLLVAVGIVLLCLAGLLINQAVRSLRGATAMQSEQR; via the coding sequence ATGAGCGCCCTGTGGCTCGTGTTGATCGGGGTTGTGCTGCTTGTGCTTGCTTACCTTGGCTATGGGGGCTTTGTCGCCAAGAGGTTGGGGATCGACGCCGGGCGGGCGACGCCAGCGCAGACCATGAACGACGGGATCGACTATGTGCCCACGCCCGCGCCCGTGGTGCTGGGACACCACTTTGCCTCCATCGCCGGTGCGGGCCCCATCGTGGGCCCTGTGATGGCGTCCATCTTCGGGTGGCTGCCGGTGTATCTGTGGATTGTGGTCGGTGGCATCTTTGTGGGTGCGGTGCACGACTTTAGCGCGGTCGTGGCCTCCCTGCGCCATCGCGGCAAGTCCATCGGCGAAGTCATCGAGGAGCACATCGGCAGAAATGGCAAGCTGCTGTTCCTGCTTTTCTCGTGGTCGACCCTCCTGCTGGTCATCGCGGTTTTTACCCAGCTTGTGGCCAAGACTTTTGAGCAGGTGCCGTCGGTGGCCACGGCTTCCCTGCTCTTTATGCTGCTCGCCATTGGCTTTGGCTTGGCCATCTACCGGGCACGGGTGCCGCTGTTGGCTGGTACTGTTGTCGGGGTTGTGCTCCTGTTCCTTTGCGTCTACCTGGGGCAGAAGTGGCCGCTTGCACTGCCGGCTGGGGTGTGGCGCTACATGCTTCTGGCCTATTGCTTTGCCGCTGCCGTCCTGCCTGTGTGGTTCCTGCTGCAGCCCCGTGATTATCTGAACACGTATCTCCTTTATGCCCTTCTGGTCGGCGGTGCGGCGGGCATCTTCTTTGCCAGGCCGCACGTCAACATGAGCGCGCTTACCCATTTTCACACGGAGCTGGGATACCTCTTCCCCGTGCTGTTTGTGACGGTGGCCTGTGGCGCCATCTCGGGTTTCCATTCCCTGGTGGCCTCGGGCACGACTGCCAAACAGGTGGCAAGGGAGACCGACGCCAAGTTGATAGGCTATGGCGCGATGCTCATCGAGTCCTTCCTGGCGATTGTCGCGCTGCTCACCGCGGCCACCATGGCTTCGGGCCGTCTTCAGCAGCTGTACGGGGCCAAGAGCTTTGTGCAGATTTTTGCCGAGGGGGTGGGCAATTTCATGGCCCGCATCCCTCTGCTTGGCTTGAAGGCTGATGCAGCAACTACCTTCGCGGCGCTCGGAGTTTCTGCGTTCGTCTTGACCTCGCTTGACACGAGCACCAGGCTTGCCCGTTTTGTCTTCCAAGAACTCTTCGAAAGTCGCAAACAGGGGCGTGCTTTGCCCTGGGTCACGAATCGCTACATAGGCACCGCCGTCACCGTGGTGGCCGCCTGGGTGTTCTTAACGAGCGGCGGCTCGGATGCCATTTGGCCGGTGTTCGGTTCGGCCAACCAGTTGCTCGCCGCGTTGGCCCTGTTAGCGGTCTCGGTCTGGTTAGCGAAAGCGGGCCGGCGCAACGCTTTTGTGCGCTACCCGATGTTCTTCATGTTTCTGGTGACGCTGACGGCGTTAGCCTCCTTGGTGTACAAGAACGTTTTGCGGGGCAACTACCTTCTGGTGGCCGTCGGCATTGTGCTCCTTTGCTTAGCCGGGCTGCTGATCAACCAGGCAGTCCGCAGCCTTCGTGGCGCGACGGCTATGCAAAGTGAGCAGAGGTGA
- a CDS encoding LemA family protein translates to MRKTGSLVLIVIIVVILFLGLRGCSTYNALVSTDEEVKAVWAQVENQYQRRYDLIPNLVETVKGYAAHERETLIAVTEARAKVGQARRPQEVIEANDQLSSALARLLVVVERYPELKANENFIRLQDELAGTENRIAVERRRYTEVVQKFNTMVRRFPTNIIAGLFNFKVRETFEAVSPAREAPRVDFGRGGR, encoded by the coding sequence ATGCGTAAGACTGGCTCTCTAGTCCTGATCGTCATCATCGTCGTTATCCTTTTTCTGGGATTACGCGGCTGCTCCACCTACAATGCGCTCGTGAGCACAGACGAGGAGGTCAAGGCTGTGTGGGCGCAGGTGGAGAATCAGTACCAAAGGCGTTATGACCTCATCCCCAATCTGGTGGAGACCGTCAAAGGATACGCTGCCCATGAGCGGGAGACACTGATTGCGGTGACCGAGGCGCGGGCAAAAGTCGGCCAGGCACGAAGGCCGCAAGAGGTCATCGAGGCCAACGACCAGTTGTCTTCGGCCTTGGCACGCCTGTTGGTGGTGGTTGAGCGCTATCCGGAGTTGAAGGCCAACGAGAACTTTATCCGGTTGCAGGATGAACTTGCGGGCACCGAGAACCGCATTGCCGTGGAACGGCGACGCTACACCGAGGTAGTGCAAAAGTTCAACACGATGGTGAGGCGATTCCCCACCAATATCATCGCCGGGCTGTTCAACTTTAAGGTGCGGGAGACCTTCGAGGCGGTAAGCCCAGCGCGAGAAGCCCCTCGCGTCGACTTTGGCAGAGGCGGCCGGTAG
- a CDS encoding nucleotidyltransferase domain-containing protein gives MGKVPHTPEEIFEAFVADYRALFGEQLISIVLYGSGARGEYVRKRSDINFLVVLSEEGMKEIGKALPVVTKWRKRNVSPPLFMTPEYIASSLDSFPMEFLSLKQHHRVVFGEDPLQQVEIDRKLLRLQCEREVKGKLLHLREAYLATAGRRDLLAGLIRRSLTAFVPLFEALLVLKDMEVPRSRTEVIAKGVEAFGLDAAVFSQLLRVWSGEKLSRQTLDRLAQQFAWEVRRLALTVDAM, from the coding sequence ATGGGTAAAGTACCGCACACACCAGAGGAAATATTCGAGGCCTTTGTTGCGGATTATCGTGCCCTCTTTGGCGAACAGCTCATCTCTATCGTTCTTTACGGCAGCGGGGCGCGCGGCGAGTATGTGCGCAAGCGCTCGGACATCAACTTCCTCGTCGTCCTCAGCGAGGAGGGCATGAAAGAGATTGGCAAGGCCCTACCAGTTGTCACCAAGTGGCGGAAGAGAAACGTGAGCCCCCCTCTGTTCATGACTCCCGAGTATATAGCCTCTTCGCTGGACAGCTTTCCCATGGAGTTTCTCTCGCTGAAGCAACATCATAGAGTCGTGTTCGGAGAGGATCCGCTGCAGCAGGTGGAGATAGACAGAAAGCTCCTCCGCCTGCAGTGCGAGCGTGAGGTGAAGGGGAAACTGCTCCATCTGCGCGAGGCCTATTTGGCCACGGCGGGGCGACGTGATCTCCTGGCCGGGCTCATCCGCCGGTCATTGACCGCATTTGTGCCGCTGTTCGAGGCGCTGCTGGTGCTCAAAGACATGGAAGTGCCGAGGAGCAGAACGGAGGTGATTGCCAAAGGGGTGGAAGCATTCGGGCTGGACGCCGCGGTGTTTTCCCAGCTCTTGCGCGTCTGGAGCGGCGAAAAGCTCAGCCGCCAGACACTCGACCGTCTGGCGCAGCAGTTTGCCTGGGAAGTGAGAAGACTGGCACTCACCGTCGACGCAATGTAG
- a CDS encoding TPM domain-containing protein, which translates to MELYQRLKRGGVVGLLALFFCAGTERVGAQQFPQPRGYVNDFANVIEPEYEARITAVCEEVKRKTGAEIAVVTMPSVGDYNYQDYANRLFEAWGIGGKEQDHGLLIFNTVAERKIWIEVGYGLEGAINDARAGDIYRQQIRPFLQRGEYGKGLLAGTVAAAQLIAQEYGVTLNLDEAVNTAGGSRPAARTGIPLCTILFVVFMVLLFSRMGGGLFPFLVFSSLFGSPRRGGGWGGGFGGGFGGGFGGGFGGFGGGASGGGGAGGGY; encoded by the coding sequence GTGGAACTGTACCAGAGGTTGAAACGAGGCGGTGTCGTAGGTCTCCTTGCGCTCTTCTTCTGCGCGGGCACTGAGCGTGTGGGGGCACAGCAGTTCCCACAGCCCCGAGGTTATGTGAACGACTTTGCCAATGTCATCGAGCCGGAGTATGAGGCGCGCATCACCGCTGTGTGCGAGGAGGTGAAACGCAAGACCGGCGCCGAAATTGCCGTAGTGACCATGCCCAGCGTCGGCGACTACAACTACCAGGACTATGCCAATCGCCTGTTTGAGGCATGGGGCATCGGCGGCAAGGAGCAGGACCACGGTCTGCTCATCTTCAACACAGTGGCCGAGCGCAAGATCTGGATCGAGGTCGGCTATGGCTTAGAGGGGGCGATCAACGACGCGCGTGCCGGCGACATCTATCGCCAACAGATTAGGCCCTTCTTGCAGCGCGGGGAGTACGGCAAAGGGCTGCTGGCTGGCACCGTTGCCGCAGCCCAGCTCATTGCTCAGGAATACGGGGTGACCCTAAACCTCGATGAGGCGGTGAACACCGCAGGTGGATCGCGTCCAGCTGCCCGCACGGGAATTCCCCTGTGCACCATTCTTTTCGTTGTGTTCATGGTGCTGCTGTTCAGCAGAATGGGCGGCGGTCTGTTCCCCTTCCTGGTCTTTAGCTCCCTCTTCGGTTCGCCCAGGCGTGGAGGGGGTTGGGGAGGCGGGTTCGGCGGTGGTTTCGGGGGTGGCTTTGGTGGGGGCTTCGGTGGCTTTGGCGGTGGCGCAAGCGGCGGGGGAGGAGCAGGAGGTGGCTATTAG
- a CDS encoding response regulator: MSNILIVDDEQDILDVLPQVMKRWGYNPIVARDGREGLQKYQEYPIDAVVTDMKMPEMDGLQLLKEIMSLDRHAVVILLTAYPSLDSAIRAMREGAYDYLVKPVNLEELKLRIERGLERKSQLKAIPMLRGLNWALIVSIPLWLILGIILAKLLR, translated from the coding sequence ATGAGCAACATCCTCATCGTTGATGACGAACAGGACATCTTGGACGTTCTGCCCCAGGTCATGAAGAGGTGGGGCTACAATCCGATCGTGGCACGGGACGGGCGCGAAGGGCTGCAGAAGTACCAGGAGTACCCGATCGACGCGGTAGTCACCGACATGAAGATGCCGGAGATGGACGGCCTGCAGTTGCTCAAGGAGATCATGAGTCTCGACCGGCACGCGGTGGTCATCCTGCTGACGGCCTACCCTTCTCTGGACTCGGCAATTCGCGCCATGCGCGAGGGGGCGTACGACTATCTCGTCAAGCCAGTGAACCTGGAAGAGCTCAAACTCAGAATCGAGCGCGGCCTGGAGCGCAAGAGCCAGCTCAAGGCCATCCCCATGTTGCGCGGGCTCAACTGGGCACTTATTGTCAGCATCCCCCTGTGGTTGATCCTCGGCATTATCCTGGCGAAGCTCCTCCGTTAA
- a CDS encoding TonB family protein: MVRKVAKWCLAIGCAAVLLAGQTRRGREGDERRLTPQVPGPEVAAAQQYDEPAIPASSEVATTHRNPEPVSGSVEAQPQKGREAEGVASSQEAPPRKVTGGTGKTEGPQEGDGSWIAEVRNGSLARPERFPMRRAQGDDASVPVDVRSPARIAEVLARHNQEIQDCYRQRVKINPSLEGSIDLRFVVSPEGHVTSVEVVESTLGDPELGCSLVNCLLRWTDFGRCAPGEGPHTYRQRYTFGVENR; encoded by the coding sequence GTGGTACGAAAGGTGGCAAAGTGGTGCCTGGCAATAGGGTGTGCCGCCGTCCTGCTGGCAGGGCAGACACGACGCGGCCGGGAAGGCGATGAAAGGCGACTGACTCCGCAAGTGCCCGGTCCGGAGGTGGCTGCGGCCCAGCAGTACGATGAACCGGCCATCCCCGCCAGCAGTGAGGTCGCGACGACGCACAGGAACCCCGAGCCCGTCAGCGGCTCTGTAGAGGCACAGCCCCAGAAGGGGCGCGAGGCTGAGGGTGTTGCTTCTTCCCAGGAGGCACCACCGCGAAAGGTGACGGGGGGCACCGGGAAAACGGAGGGTCCCCAGGAAGGCGATGGCAGTTGGATCGCGGAGGTACGCAACGGAAGCCTGGCGCGCCCTGAGCGGTTCCCGATGCGACGTGCACAGGGCGACGACGCGTCCGTGCCGGTGGATGTGCGATCTCCGGCGCGCATCGCAGAGGTCTTGGCACGCCACAATCAGGAAATCCAGGACTGCTACCGGCAGCGGGTCAAGATCAACCCGAGCCTCGAGGGGTCTATCGACCTGCGCTTCGTGGTATCGCCGGAGGGGCACGTGACGAGCGTGGAGGTGGTGGAGTCGACGCTCGGGGACCCAGAGCTTGGGTGCTCTCTGGTCAATTGCCTGCTGCGCTGGACGGACTTTGGGCGTTGTGCCCCCGGCGAAGGACCGCACACCTATCGGCAACGCTACACGTTCGGGGTGGAGAACAGATAG